The following is a genomic window from Chloroflexota bacterium.
AACGGACAGGCGCAGTGGAGCGTGCGGGTGGTGACCAGATCGATGCCGCCGGTCGACGACGGCGAGCTGGTTGGCCGAACTGCCGACGGGCGCATCGTGTCGGGTCATGTCCTCGTCGCCGATCGGCAGGTCGGCCTGAGCGGCCGACGGGAGATGCTCGTCGTGTTCCACGGCTCGGGCCACCTGAGCGGTCTCGAGGACCTGCCTCTCTGAGCTGAGCCGCGGATCCTGGCGCTACCCGCCAGGTTCGACAGAGGCGGACACCGTGGGCTCGGCGGACCCGCCCGGTTGGCCGGATCCACCCGGTCCGCCGGATCCGCCCGATCCGCCGGAATCGGACGGCGAGGGCGAGGTGGCCGGTGCGCCGGAGGCGGGCGACGACGCGGCCGCGGTCGGAGCCGCCGATGGTGAGGCCGATCCGGAGGCGGCAGGAGTGCCGACGACGGGCGTCGATACGGCTGCCGGGGTCGATACGGTGGCAGGGGCGGAGAGGACGACGAACGCCACGCTCCCGATCGCGATCGCGAACAGGAGCGCGGCCGCGGCAACCTTCCATGTCATGGGCGAACTGCCTCCCGACGGTCATGGGCCACGAGCCTCCGCTGCCGGCGGCGGCGATGGTCCCAGCCCGTGGAGTGTCGTCCATCGATCGTGAATCGCACGTGAATGCAGAGGGTGCGGCGGGGGAACCGTCGACTCGCTTCGTCCGTCCGGGCCGGGTTATCCACATTCGGGCGTACCTGGAGCGCGATCGTGCCCTGGACCGGAGTGGGTCCGTGGACAACCCTCTTGTCGCCGAACGTGTCGCGACCTACCGTCGGTCCTGCCGGACATGGCCGCCGATGCCGTCCGCCTTCGCGAGACTGCCGACGCCGTCGGCCCTCCTCGCCACCCGTCTTCGGGGATTCCGTGCCGATCCGCCAGCTGAACCGCCGGGCCTTCCTCGCCCTCGCCGGGCAAGGGGTGCTCATGGGCCTCGGCGCGTCAGTCGTGCGCGCGGCCGGCATGACGCCCGTCTTCCACGGTCGGCGCGACGAGCGGGTCATCGCCCTCACGATCGACGACGGCTGGTCGCCGGGTAGGACGCGGGCGATCTTCGATGTCCTCCAGCGAGGGGCAGTCGCCGCGACCTTCTTCCCGTACGCCGAGGCCGCCGAGCTCGATCGCGGTCTCTGGCGGGCGATCGCCGACGCCGGGTATCCGATCGGCAACCACACCCAATCCCACCCGTTCATGACGACCCTCGGGCCCGATGCGCAGGCGGCCGAGCTCGTCGAGGCACGCTCGACGATCGAGACGATGACCGGGCAGCCGATGCTGGCGGTGTTCCGTCCGCCGTACGGGGACTACGATGCGGCGCTCCTCGCCCTGGCGGAGCGGACCGGCTTCCCGACGGTGCTCATGTGGGACACCTCGGCTGCCGACACCTCTCGCTGGGCGACGCCCGAGCAGCTCGTCGCCGCGGCGCTGCGCGGGCGGGCGGGCTCCGTGCTCCTCGCCCACGGTGGTCCGGCGTTGACGCCCCTCATCCTGCCGGCGGTGATCGCCCGCTATCGCGACCTCGGCTTCCGGTTCGTCAGCGTGCCCGACCTGCTCGGTCTGCCGGGGGCTCCCGTGCGGGCTTCGGTCCGTGTCACTATGCCGCCTCCGGTCCGTGGCCGGCGCCCCCTGTGAGCGGACCGACGATCAGGGGACGACGACGATCGTCCCCCGCATGCCGGCCTCGTAGTGGCCGGGGGCATGGCAGGCGAAGGCGAACGGCCCGGGCCCGTTGAAGGTGTAGGTCAGTGACTTCGTCTGCATCATCGCGATGTCGGCGACCTCGGGGGTTCCGGCCACGTTTGCCGCTACGTCGGCCGCCGCTCCGACCATGAACTCGTGGCTGGTCATCCCCATCGTCGTGACGTCGAAGGTGATCGTCTCGCCCTGCTTGACGGCGACGGCGGCGGGGTAGAAGCGGAGGGCGTCGCTCGCGAAGATCCGCACGACGCGAGGGGCGGAGGGTGTCCCCGCGACGAAGCCGGCTGCACCCGGATCGGGAGCCGAGCCGACACCGGCTGGACCGAAGCCCATCATCGCGCCGGGCCCGAAACCCCACGGGGAAGCCGGGCCGGGCTGTGGGCCGGATCCGGCACCGAGCGCCATGAGGATCAGCCCGGCGGCGGCGAGACCGACACCGAAGACGGGGAGTCGACGGTCGGTCATTGTCAGTACCCGAGCGCCTTCTTCGCCTGCTCGAACTCGGCCTGGGTGATCTCCCCGCGGGCGAACCGTTCGCGGAGGATGTCAAGCGCCGTCGTTCGCTCGGGCTCCCGGCCCGCACCGCCACGGCTCACGGCACCGACGGCCCACACGATCAGGACAACGAGGCCGACCATCAGGAGCAGGCCGCCGAGCATCCAGAGCCACCCGCCTCCGCCCCCATCGAAGCCATATCCCATCATCACGCACCTTCTTCTCGGTCGTTTGTCGCTGCTTCATCGCCGCGCTGCGCCTCAGTCTGACGACGTCGGCTCAAGCTGGCATCCGCCCGGAGTCAGGATTCGATCATGCCACTCGGCCCGTTCTTCAGAGGTCGTCTTCCGATCCCGTGTCGGTGACCGTCATCCGGGCGGCGTTCATCCGACGACCTGCGCAGATGGGAGGATCTCCTCGGGCGGCCGAGTCGCGCGGAACTAGCCGGACGGCGTCTCTCGTACCTCTCCTTCGTCCTCGCCGATCCACGCCTCCCGGCCCTCGCGGAAGGCGAGGAGCGAGATGCCGATGGCGAGGACAGCGTCAGCCCACCACCAGCCGAAGAGCGTCGTGAGCGCCAGGCCGATGAGGACCGTCCCGGCCAGTGCCCCGTCGACAAGGCTGAACCGACCATCGGCCACGACGGTCGCGCTGTCGAGTGCTCGTCCCACCCGGAGCTTGGCGATCCCAAGCCCCGTCATGACGACGACCGTCGAGGCCAGGAGGAGCATCCCAAGGGGCGAGGCTTCGGGCCGGTTCGCGACGCGCAGGGCGTTTCCGGCATCGAGGAGGACGTACACGGCGACGACGATGTAGGCGGCTCCGATCGCCTTCACCGCCCGTCGCTCTCGGCGGCGATCCGCACCCCGCAGCTCCCACACGACCACCGCCGATGCGAAGACCTCGACCGACGAATCGAGACCGAAGGCGACGAGGGCGACCGATCCGGCCAGGAGGCCCGCGATGAGGGCCGCAATGCCCTCGAGGACGTTCCACGCGATCGTGGCGTATTCGAGCCCGAAGGCACGGCGACGGAGCCGCCTCACCTCCGGCGACACGGCTCGGTCCACGGCTCCGTCATCGGTGGGCGATCTCCTCGAGGCGGCGGGTTCGCGCCTGCCTGGGACCCTCAGGCGCCGGCGGCGATGAGCATGAAGTCCGTCCCGAAGGCGACCACGAGGCCGATCAGGAGCGCCACGTTCGCCCAGCCAGGCGCGGACAGCCGGCGCGACACCGCGATCATCTCATTGAAAACGAAGATCAGGGCGCCCGCAGCGAGCCCGAGGAAGACGATCGACACGATCGGCGAGACGAACGAGTAGCCGAGGACCCCGCCGGCGAACGTGGGACCGCCGCCGATCAGACCGGTCAATGCGAGGAACGTCCAGGTCGGGCGCTCGCCCGAGGTGAGCGGCGCGGCGATCCCGAAGCCCTCGGTCGCGTTGTGGGCGGCGAAGCCCACGACGAGGAGGATCGCCAGCCCCGTGGCCCCGGTGGCGGCCGACTGGCCGATCGCGAGCCCCTCCGAGAAGTTGTGGAGGCCGAGACCGACGGCGGTCCCGAGAGCGATCTGGCGCGGGTCCGGCACGCCCGACCCGGCCGCCCGGAGCCGTCGAGTGACCCAGACGACCGAGAGGAGTCCGACCGAGACGCTGGCGGCGAGAGCGACGCCGTCGACGATGAACGTCGACGCCGGTCCCTCACCGACGCGCAGCGCCTTCAGGGCCGCCTCGACCGGCTCGACGGCCTGCGACAGGATGTCCCAGAGGAGGAAGAGGATGATCCCGGCGGCGGCAGTCGTCAGCGTGACCTGGGTGCGCACGGACAGGTTCCGCATCCGCCCTACGGGCAGTCCGAAGAAGATCGTCGCGCCGGCGAACGCGGCCAGCAGGACGGTCTGGGTGAAGGACATCGGGCTCGGCTCCTTGACTCGCTCGGCAGATGGGATGTCGGGGATCGTATCGGGGCTGCCGAAGCAGGTCAAGCGCGCTTGTAGTTGTAACGCAAGGCACCTTGTCGGTGACGGCGCAGCTGAACCGAGAGCGGAGCCGCCTCGACTCGACGCCGGGTGGCTCAGGGCCCCGGGACCCGTATGGGTACCTCGAGTGGTACGGAAGGTCCGCTTGTCATGCGTCCGTGCAGCGCCTACGGTCCGTCCCCGTTCGCCGCCGCACCTCGAGGTCCGCCGCAAGTCTCGTGAAGCGCCTGTCCATCGCTGCTGCCTGGCGTCCCGGGCTCCGGGCGCTCGTGCTCTCCGTCTCCGCAGTGCTCATCGCCGGCACCGCCCTCGCCGTCTCACTGAGCGTATCTGACCACCTCGCCCAGGCCGCGGTCGGCGAGTCGGTTCGGATCACCGAGGCCGTCGTCCGGGGCTACGTCGATCCATCCGTCCCGGCGGGCGGGTTCGCCAACCTCACGAGCGGCCAGGGCGCCGCGATCGACGCCGAGCTGAGCCGACTCGTCTCGGCAGGAAATATCCTGCGGATCAAGGTCTGGACGCCCAACGGTACGGTGGTCCTTTCCGACCTGCCCGCCCTGCGTGGCCGCCAGTTCCCCGTCGGGGCGGACCTCGGCCAGGCGCTCCAGGGCAACGTCGCGACCGATTTCTCGAACGGAACGGACGCCGAGAACGTCTTCGAACGAGGACTCGCGGAACGCTTCCTGTCGATCTACCTGCCGATCCGGGCACCGGGTGGCAGCGCGGTCGTCGGCGCATACGAGATCTACCAGGACGCCGCTCCGATCGAGGCAGCCATCGCGACGACCCGAGGGGACGTCCTCGTCATCGTCGGGGCGATGGCGCTCGGCCTGCTGGCGCTCCTGTTCGCGGCATTCTCCGGCGCATCACGGCTGCTCACCCGTCAGAACCGTCGGCTGCGCGACCAGACGCTGACCGAACGGCTCCTGACGGCGGACGTCCGTCGCAGCCAGGAGCGCTTCCGATCGCTCGTCCAGAACTCCGCCGACGTCAACATGGTCCTGCGGGCGGACGGAACGATCGACTATGAGAGCCCGGCCGTCGAGCGCGTCCTCGGCTACCGAGTCGAAGACCGGGTCGGTCGATCGTTTCTGGAGATCGTTCATCCCGACGACCGCGACTGGGGAGAGCAGCTGCTCGCCGATGTCGTGCGCTCACCGGGCGCTCAGCTGTCGGGCGAATTCCGGGCCCGCCACGCCGACGGATCCTGGCGCTCGATCGAGGCGGTGGCCAAGAACCTGCTCGACGACCCCGCGGTCGGGGGCGTCGTCGTCAACTACCGCGACATCACCATGCGAAAAGCCCTCGAGGACGAGCTCAGGCACCAGGCGTTCCACGATTCCCTGACCGGGTTGGCGAACCGGGCCCTCTTCGCTGACCGCCTCGACCATGCCCTCGCGCGAACGCGGCGGGACCGTCACCGGCTGGCCGTGCTGTTCGTCGACCTCGACGACTTCAAGAACGTCAACGACAGCCTCGGGCATGGCGAGGGCGACCAGCTGCTCGTGGCGGTGGCCGAGAGGTTGCGCGGCGGTCTGCGAGCAGGCGACACGATCGCACGGATGGGCGGAGACGAGTTCGCCGTCCTGGTCGAGGATCCGGCCGATGCGAACACGCCGGTCGACGTTGCCCAGCGACTGCTGACCGCGCTGCAGGCGCCATTCGAGCGCGGGGGCAAGGAATTGTTCGTCCATGCAAGCGTCGGCGTGGCGATCTCGACGTCCACCAAACAGACCGCCGACGAACTGCTGCGCAACGCGGACGTCTCGATGTACATGGCGAAGAGCAACGGCAAGAACAGAATCGAAGTCTTCGAGCCGCGTATGCATACTGCGGCCCTCGCTCGCCTCGCCCTCAAGGGAGACCTCGAGCGGGCCCTGGAGCGCGATGAGTTCTTCCTCCTCTACCAGCCGGTCATGGACCTCGGGACCCGGGACATGGTCGGGGTCGAGGCACTGCTGCGCTGGCATCATCCCGAACGCGGGGTCGTGGGTCCGACTGAATTCATTCCCCTCGCCGAGGAGACGGGCCTCATCATCCCGCTCGGACGCTGGGTGCTCGAGCAAGCCTGCCGCCAGGCGCAGTTGTGGGACGATGTGCCGGCCGCGACATCGCTGACGATGAACGTGAACGTGTCAGGACGTCAGGTCGCCGAGCACGGCTTCGTCGAGGAGGTGGCCCAGGTACTCGCGATCACTGGCCTCGATCCGGGTCGTCTGGTCCTCGAGTTCACCGAAGGCGTCCTCATGCAGGACACGGCGGCGACCAGGGTGAAGCTCAACGAGCTCAAGCAGCTCGGCGTTCGCCTCGCCATCGACGACTTCGGGACAGGCTATTCGTCCCTGAGCTACCTTCGCCTGTTCCCGATCGACGTGCTCAAGATCGACCGCTCGTTCGTGACGAGCATGTCCGTTGGCCCTGATCAGCGGGCGCTCGTGCGCTCGATCCTCAAGCTCAGCGAGACGCTCCACCTCGAAACCGTCGCCGAAGGCATCGAGGAGGCCGACCAGCTGGCCGACCTGGAGACCCTCGGCGCGGACCTCGGGCAGGGCTTCTTCTTCGCGGAGCCGATCAGTCCAGAGGCGATCTCCACCGTGCTCGCGACCCGGGGCGGCCACATCGATGGGGCTTCGGTCGCGCGCAACGTGGCGTGATCTTGGATCCCTGGCCCGAACCGCGATGGCGCCGCCGGTCGGCTCGCGGATCGCCGCCACGCCCTGCCGCGTTCATCCGACGACCTGCCCAGATGGGAGGATCTCCTCGGGCGGCCGAGTCGCGCGGAACAGGCGGAAGAGCAGCAGGTCGTAGGCGATCTTCAGCCCGCCGCCGATGAAGAACGGCAGGCTCGACAGTTCGGCGATCCCGATGAGCGGAGTCGCCAGGAGGGGCGCCGGCGCCGCGGCGACGCTCCGCATGACACCCGTGACGCCGACTGCTGCCGATCGCTCGTTCGGATCGACCACCGCGACGACGTACGACTGGCGGGCCGGCACGTCCATCTGGCTGAGGCTGAACCGCGCCAGCAGCACGAGCGCCGCCAGGGGGAGCGTCGGCATGAGCGGCATGACGATGAGGAGCACGTTCGCCGGCAGATGGGTGAAGACCATCGTCCGGATGAGCCCGATCCGGGCGGCCAGGCGGGCCGCCACGAGGGCCGACAGGCCGGCGAGGACATTCGCGACGAAGAAGATCGCGCCGAGCAGCTCCGGCGGGGCGCCGTAGCGCAGGGTGAACCAGTAGGCGACGAGGCTCTGGCTCACGAAGCCCCCGCCGAACGCGTCGATCCCGATGAGGCCCGACAGACGGAACACGGTGCGGCGGGACCGATGGAGGCCGAGCCGCGCGCCGATCGTGGGTGCACCGGAGGCGACGACCTCGATCGCCGGCGACAGCAGTCCGAAGACGAGCGCGAGCGCGAGCCCCACGGCGGCGTAGCCACCGACGACGGCCCGATAGCTGTCGAGCCTCGACACGCCGAGGTCCTGCAGCCCCGCGACGAGCAGGCCGGCCGCCAGCGAACCCGTGGCAGCGGCGAACGAGCCCGCAAGGCTGTACCAGCCGAAGATCCGGGTTCGTTCGTGGTCGGGCAGGATGTGGCTGAGCGACGCCTGTTCGACGGCCTGGAAGGGCCCCACCTCGCCGCCCGTCACGCTGATGACGCCGATCGTCGCGGCGAGCACGAGGACGAGGAACTCGTTCGACACGATGAACACGAGGCCGGCGATCGCCATGAGCCATGCGCCGATGCCGAGGACGCGGCGCCGACCGATCGCATCCGCTCGCGTGGTGAGCCACAGGCTGAGCGCAGCGTCCCCGACCAGGGTCAGCGTGAGGATCAGCCCGATGCGAAGGTCGTCGAGCCCGAGTGCGGCGAGGTACAGGACGAGGACCACGGACAGGAAGCCGTACCCGAACATCCGACACACCCGGGTCGCAAAGAGCAGGCGTCCATCGCGGCTCAGGACGGCGAGCGGCCGTCGAGTCATCGGGCGGTGTCGGCCACCTGCCGTTTCGCCCAGGCGAACAGTGCGTCGTAGACCGGCAGCTCGAGCTCGAGTTGCCGCTGGTCGTCAAGGCCGAGGAGCGCGAAGCCGTCGGCGATCGCCTCGAGACCCGCGGACTGCGGGGTGGCATCCGCATCCTGGGCGACATCCGCGCCGTGGACGATCCGCGCGAGCAGCGCGACGGCCGGGTCGTCGAGCCGGTATGCCTCGACGAGCGTCTCGAAGGAGCACTTTCCGTCGCGGTGGGTGTATCTGGCGCCGGGCGCATC
Proteins encoded in this region:
- a CDS encoding EAL domain-containing protein, translated to MKRLSIAAAWRPGLRALVLSVSAVLIAGTALAVSLSVSDHLAQAAVGESVRITEAVVRGYVDPSVPAGGFANLTSGQGAAIDAELSRLVSAGNILRIKVWTPNGTVVLSDLPALRGRQFPVGADLGQALQGNVATDFSNGTDAENVFERGLAERFLSIYLPIRAPGGSAVVGAYEIYQDAAPIEAAIATTRGDVLVIVGAMALGLLALLFAAFSGASRLLTRQNRRLRDQTLTERLLTADVRRSQERFRSLVQNSADVNMVLRADGTIDYESPAVERVLGYRVEDRVGRSFLEIVHPDDRDWGEQLLADVVRSPGAQLSGEFRARHADGSWRSIEAVAKNLLDDPAVGGVVVNYRDITMRKALEDELRHQAFHDSLTGLANRALFADRLDHALARTRRDRHRLAVLFVDLDDFKNVNDSLGHGEGDQLLVAVAERLRGGLRAGDTIARMGGDEFAVLVEDPADANTPVDVAQRLLTALQAPFERGGKELFVHASVGVAISTSTKQTADELLRNADVSMYMAKSNGKNRIEVFEPRMHTAALARLALKGDLERALERDEFFLLYQPVMDLGTRDMVGVEALLRWHHPERGVVGPTEFIPLAEETGLIIPLGRWVLEQACRQAQLWDDVPAATSLTMNVNVSGRQVAEHGFVEEVAQVLAITGLDPGRLVLEFTEGVLMQDTAATRVKLNELKQLGVRLAIDDFGTGYSSLSYLRLFPIDVLKIDRSFVTSMSVGPDQRALVRSILKLSETLHLETVAEGIEEADQLADLETLGADLGQGFFFAEPISPEAISTVLATRGGHIDGASVARNVA
- a CDS encoding polysaccharide deacetylase family protein yields the protein MPIRQLNRRAFLALAGQGVLMGLGASVVRAAGMTPVFHGRRDERVIALTIDDGWSPGRTRAIFDVLQRGAVAATFFPYAEAAELDRGLWRAIADAGYPIGNHTQSHPFMTTLGPDAQAAELVEARSTIETMTGQPMLAVFRPPYGDYDAALLALAERTGFPTVLMWDTSAADTSRWATPEQLVAAALRGRAGSVLLAHGGPALTPLILPAVIARYRDLGFRFVSVPDLLGLPGAPVRASVRVTMPPPVRGRRPL
- a CDS encoding cation transporter, with the protein product MDRAVSPEVRRLRRRAFGLEYATIAWNVLEGIAALIAGLLAGSVALVAFGLDSSVEVFASAVVVWELRGADRRRERRAVKAIGAAYIVVAVYVLLDAGNALRVANRPEASPLGMLLLASTVVVMTGLGIAKLRVGRALDSATVVADGRFSLVDGALAGTVLIGLALTTLFGWWWADAVLAIGISLLAFREGREAWIGEDEGEVRETPSG
- a CDS encoding MFS transporter gives rise to the protein MTRRPLAVLSRDGRLLFATRVCRMFGYGFLSVVLVLYLAALGLDDLRIGLILTLTLVGDAALSLWLTTRADAIGRRRVLGIGAWLMAIAGLVFIVSNEFLVLVLAATIGVISVTGGEVGPFQAVEQASLSHILPDHERTRIFGWYSLAGSFAAATGSLAAGLLVAGLQDLGVSRLDSYRAVVGGYAAVGLALALVFGLLSPAIEVVASGAPTIGARLGLHRSRRTVFRLSGLIGIDAFGGGFVSQSLVAYWFTLRYGAPPELLGAIFFVANVLAGLSALVAARLAARIGLIRTMVFTHLPANVLLIVMPLMPTLPLAALVLLARFSLSQMDVPARQSYVVAVVDPNERSAAVGVTGVMRSVAAAPAPLLATPLIGIAELSSLPFFIGGGLKIAYDLLLFRLFRATRPPEEILPSGQVVG
- a CDS encoding zinc permease, which codes for MSFTQTVLLAAFAGATIFFGLPVGRMRNLSVRTQVTLTTAAAGIILFLLWDILSQAVEPVEAALKALRVGEGPASTFIVDGVALAASVSVGLLSVVWVTRRLRAAGSGVPDPRQIALGTAVGLGLHNFSEGLAIGQSAATGATGLAILLVVGFAAHNATEGFGIAAPLTSGERPTWTFLALTGLIGGGPTFAGGVLGYSFVSPIVSIVFLGLAAGALIFVFNEMIAVSRRLSAPGWANVALLIGLVVAFGTDFMLIAAGA
- a CDS encoding SHOCT domain-containing protein, which gives rise to MMGYGFDGGGGGWLWMLGGLLLMVGLVVLIVWAVGAVSRGGAGREPERTTALDILRERFARGEITQAEFEQAKKALGY
- a CDS encoding chromate resistance protein, with the protein product MRWVTREHPKTDRIACPWLIRRFIDPDAEIVYLPPDEVLAYAEREGATSFDAPGARYTHRDGKCSFETLVEAYRLDDPAVALLARIVHGADVAQDADATPQSAGLEAIADGFALLGLDDQRQLELELPVYDALFAWAKRQVADTAR